The Pararge aegeria chromosome 8, ilParAegt1.1, whole genome shotgun sequence genome window below encodes:
- the LOC120625714 gene encoding GTPase Era, mitochondrial has product MSTLVLISLHLRGHNFNILRTLSYSSQPKRDFKKDLCKVVNVAIIGAPNAGKSTLINKITERKICAASNKVHTTTKLVRAICFENDTQIVFLDTPGIVTEKEQKKYNLPDSMLAACQKSLRCADVIGVVHDISNKWTKDSLHNDVINMLEMVENIPSFLIINKVDMLKSKKQLLSIIRNLTNGAIAGNPIPNANKYKKIEERGYSHFSDVFLVSALNGDGVSDIKKYLIENSKTRSLHYSSSEWSDQTPEILIEEAVRAKFLDFLAQEIPYNLKTQLEYFDDAKHDDKIICSVSVECPTDRLARLISGAGGGRLQQIKSHVRNDLIDMFKKTVVIDIRLKVKSKAPSEESLRF; this is encoded by the exons atgtctacacTGGTTTTGATTTCGTTGCACCTGAGAggtcataattttaatatattgagaACATTGTCGTACTCCTCACAGCCTAAACGTGACTTTAAAAAAGACCTTTGTAAAGTGGTTAACGTTGCAATCATAGGAGCTCCAAATGCTGGAAAAAGTActctaattaataaaattactgagCGAAag ATATGTGCAGCTTCCAataaagtacatactactacaAAGTTAGTGAGGGCAATCTGTTTTGAGAACGACACacaaattgtatttttggaCACACCAGGCATAGTAACTGAGAAAGAACAAAAAAA GTATAACTTGCCAGATTCCATGCTTGCAGCTTGTCAGAAGAGTTTAAGGTGTGCCGATGTTATTGGAGTAGTCCATGACATATCTAATAAATGGACGAAGGACAGTCTACACAATGATGTCATTAATATGTTAGAAATGGTTGAAAATATACCAAGctttttgattattaataag GTTGATATGCTGAAATCTAAAAAACAGTTATTATCAATAATTAGAAATCTTACAAATGGTGCTATCGCCGGAAATCCAATaccaaatgcaaataaatacaaaaaaattgaagaaaGAGGTTATAGTCATTTCTCTGATGTGTTCTTGGTGTCAGCACTGAATGGTGATGGTGTAAGTGACATAAAG AAATATCTCatagaaaattcaaaaactcGATCTTTACATTACTCTTCGTCCGAATGGTCTGACCAAACACCTGAAATATTAATAGAAGAAGCGGTGCGAGCGAAGTTTTTAGACTTCCTAGCGCAAGAGATTCCATACAACTTGAAAACGCAGCTAGAATATTTCGATGATGCAAAACATGACGATAAAATTATTTGTTCAGTTTCCGTAGAATGCCCCACAGACAGACTCGCTAGGTTGATAAGCGGTGCAGGTGGAGGAAGGCTACAGCAGATAAAGTCACATGTAAGAAATGATCTAATTGACATGTTTAAGAAGACTGTAGTTATAGATATCCGATTAAAAGTGAAAAGTAAAGCGCCTTCGGAAGAATCATTAAGATTTTAG